The genome window GAAATAAATACTGATGATAGTGATAATGACAATTCGCCGGGCCCGTCTTCCAGTTGTCGGAAAAAGGGGCCTCCGAGTCCAAAGAGAAGAAAAACTACTCGAGTTATGAGAGAATCAAGCAGTGATTCGGACGATGATGTGAGTTTAAGGAAAATAACTAAATTCAGTTTTATgtgtattttttccagaaaagtcaAGCTTCTGATAAAGACACCTACCACGGCATGGAACGCgaaacagaagaagaagatccTCCAAGCGCTTTTGAGACTGCACAGGAATTTGATacagaagatgaagaagaagagaaaaaaccaaagagAGGAACAGCTTCGAGCTCAAAGAGACGAAAGCGAAGGAGGATGTGGGTTTCGAAAAAAGATAGAAGATTGCATGAATTCCGTAAAAAGATGAACCGTGAGCAGAAACAAggagaaaaaaagttagaaactCTCGGCGCAATTTGTTCTTTAGAAGAAGTTAAAGAGCTCAGAAGTGCATATCCTCGTCTACTTCATGAAAGTGGTGTATCAAAGTCGGAAACTCGtccaaaaatgagaagaagtgATGAGTTGAAAATTCTTGGATACAATAACGAACGTGAAGAATTGGAGTGTGAATGGTTCAATGAAGCTGAACAACTTATCAGTCGCCTCACAATATCTGCTACGGAACCTCAGAAAGATCAGAGACTCGATATGGAAAATGATATTAAGTTCGCCCGTTTGAGACATTACGTTCGTCTACTCGGAATTCGGAAGGCTAAACGAAATACTGTGCTTGAACATGACAAGATAAATGAATTCATGAAATTCTACCAAGAAGCATGCTACGCAGCAGCCAAACGTCCAGTGAGCCAGCAGGAGATAATGGATTCACGTACTGAAAAGGAGAAGCTATTGGCAATGACTCAACAATTCCTGACTAGAGACGAGTATCGTAGCCTACGAGCATCCATTGAACGTATCGATAATGTAGTGGAACGGATCGAAGTACTTCAGGATCTTCAGAAAAAcggtattaaaatttttatttatattaaaatcaatttaaaatgaacaattttctttagaaaaaaacatgacAACTTTGTcctattgaaaattcataaataccgtttgaaattcttattattattttatttttcaggcgaGACCACTCTCAAGAATGCTCCAGTTGAACgcaaatcgaagaaaaagatgagaaaaatcgattgtgAACAGAAGAAAAAGATTGCTACCGAATGGAGCAAGTTTAAAAAGTGGCACACTGAAGGATGGGAGTAATTTTATCTCGTATTCGATTACCTATTTATAAcatattattattaattttccccGTCTCTGTTtgtcatatttattttcactttCTAATTCATTTCCATCCCTTGATTCTCTAACTCATTACAAGCTCTGTACAATTATACAATTACTCCACCGTCAAAAATCtgtattatgttttttttttcataatttcatttGGTCCTAATACATGTCTTCTCAACCTTATCAGACTGTTCACTTGTTTACTCAAACAAAAACTCGTCATCTCCTAGGAGCACAAAAACTGAGTCACAGAATGGAGACATTGTAAAAATACAATATACAAATTGTTTGCTCCTTTTACAACGAGACGCAGAGACAGGACAGTCTCCGTTTCGCAAGGACACTCGGAAGATGGCAGTCGGGTCTCTCTCTCACCTCTCTCGTTTTGCCCCCAATTTTCTCTTTACTattaaccaatttttcttttttcacacaatttaCCACGTCGCTTTTGTTTTCAAGGAAATCTGAATCAATCttaaagttttctaaaaatagaaacatgagaaaagtgggcggagtcatCTGAAATTGATGAGATGACAAGATATTTAGTAGTTTTCATTGGAAAAGTAACTTGTCTTCATCTGAAACAACATTTGACACTTAATTTCGTATTTACTCCTCTCAAAAATCATGACTTCACCTGATATTATTGGAAATTGTGTTGCAGACTTTTTCGGTTTGTTGTGCATAAAAATCTCTTCATTTCTTTGTAATTTTAGAAAAGCTTCATTTCGAACAAAAACTTATTACGCTAACGCGAAATTTGGCggtttttgggcaaaaaaatacggtgcccggtctcgacacgacaactttttttaaaatgaaaacaggCACGcgtctttaaagagtactgtaatttttaacctttctttttgcagaatttaattttttcagactttttcgataagaatacaaatttaaaattcaaatataacaATAAGAATCAACGATTTCAAGATATCGAGAGACAAATCATGAAAAGCGAAAAAGATCCTCAGCAAAGAGAGTTTGTAATTACAGTATacttcaaaggcgcacaccttctcgcatttaacagaaaattgtcgttgcgagaccgggcaccgtatttttggcacaaaatcgaaacattttcagcctgAATAataccaaatttaaaaaaatatttaaaaatactgataaaatggaaaatgtaaGTAATCAATTCCTTTACATTAATTACCCAGTAGGAAGtatcatattttccaaaagctgaagtcatctttcaaaaataatacaaaattaatttttaaacgttaTATTCctcttttcgaattttagaaaaacccCGCCGAGGTTCATTTCTCGTAACAAACGTTGCTAGTGACGGTCTCACCGCTGTTGCTGTCACCAATCCGCATCGCAGGTGATCTCTTCGTTACGATAGAACAATTGTAAACGTCACTTTTGATAGATGCTCTgctttcagatttcaaattatGGACGACGAGTTGGCTGAAGCAAGAGGAGAAGGTTCTGGAAGGAAAAGGGAATTTCATTCAAGAACAAATGCATTGGatgttagttttgaaaaatattataaatagAAATGT of Caenorhabditis elegans chromosome II contains these proteins:
- the ada-2 gene encoding SANT domain-containing protein (Confirmed by transcript evidence), with product MADDTGEHPVCFNCTLRVDQTIHVKCFECPLRICILCFQCGAESPPHRRGHNYELVKPTSNPEAMSWTHEDEFELLKAAHKFKMGNWGEIAESIGRGRKDGHNCKDYFEKHFVRGWIGQFSIKSSSWDRIKYGMYINQTLDSVLQKNCLESTERMLLIRDAVRASGESWDENDPKLAIKVQQVLEQYVQKVIDGDIETKYERPKFLTNQYETELSPDDCDPDNERDMKSKRSVKQEINTDDSDNDNSPGPSSSCRKKGPPSPKRRKTTRVMRESSSDSDDDKSQASDKDTYHGMERETEEEDPPSAFETAQEFDTEDEEEEKKPKRGTASSSKRRKRRRMWVSKKDRRLHEFRKKMNQEVKELRSAYPRLLHESGVSKSETRPKMRRSDELKILGYNNEREELECEWFNEAEQLISRLTISATEPQKDQRLDMENDIKFARLRHYVRLLGIRKAKRNTVLEHDKINEFMKFYQEACYAAAKRPVSQQEIMDSRTEKEKLLAMTQQFLTRDEYRSLRASIERIDNVVERIEVLQDLQKNGETTLKNAPVERKSKKKMRKIDCEQKKKIATEWSKFKKWHTEGWE
- the ada-2 gene encoding SANT domain-containing protein (Confirmed by transcript evidence), translated to MGNVMLSKRKSGSMADDTGEHPVCFNCTLRVDQTIHVKCFECPLRICILCFQCGAESPPHRRGHNYELVKPTSNPEAMSWTHEDEFELLKAAHKFKMGNWGEIAESIGRGRKDGHNCKDYFEKHFVRGWIGQFSIKSSSWDRIKYGMYINQTLDSVLQKNCLESTERMLLIRDAVRASGESWDENDPKLAIKVQQVLEQYVQKVIDGDIETKYERPKFLTNQYETELSPDDCDPDNERDMKSKRSVKQEINTDDSDNDNSPGPSSSCRKKGPPSPKRRKTTRVMRESSSDSDDDKSQASDKDTYHGMERETEEEDPPSAFETAQEFDTEDEEEEKKPKRGTASSSKRRKRRRMWVSKKDRRLHEFRKKMNQEVKELRSAYPRLLHESGVSKSETRPKMRRSDELKILGYNNEREELECEWFNEAEQLISRLTISATEPQKDQRLDMENDIKFARLRHYVRLLGIRKAKRNTVLEHDKINEFMKFYQEACYAAAKRPVSQQEIMDSRTEKEKLLAMTQQFLTRDEYRSLRASIERIDNVVERIEVLQDLQKNGETTLKNAPVERKSKKKMRKIDCEQKKKIATEWSKFKKWHTEGWE